The genomic stretch GATAGCTTTCTGTGAAATTGCTTTCAGCTTTTATCTGCATCTCCAGCAGCTGGTGATTCCGTGCTGGATTCATTGATTCTTTCCTgctcatttgaaaaagaaaataaaatccatacaTGAGTTCAGATTTCTGGCTCGTAGGCTCATTAAGCTAGTTTCACAGAGGTACTTGGATCTTAGAAAGTGCTGCTCTTCTTCCCACTCTGAGGGAACTTTAAACTCTACCATAGAGCATGGAAAGAGTTGAAGACTGGATTGCACAGAACTCAGGCTGCAAAGCTGCCAGCCAGTAAGAAGTTAGTTTTACGTCTCAGGGAAAGTTAAGACACTGAAAGCTGGGCTTCCACCTGGCATTTATATTCATGACTCTCTGAAACATGGTATCTAACAAGTGAGGCATATTTCATGACATATAAAAAACACTCTGTAGTTTATCAGCCCAGTTATAATTCCTCCAGGTGTATGAATGCCTAATTTAAATCACTACAGGGCGAAAACAAAGCACAGATAGATTTGAACAGTTCTTTGCATTTAGTGGCTGTAATTCGCTATCAGCATCTCTTCCTTTTTGCACTGTGGTTTTTGTCCAAGGCTAATGGGATGCTCAGAACATAGCTTGGAGTCTAAGAGCTCTGTGTGAGACTGATAGAGTAACACCCAACTAAAGAATATCTTCTGAGCTTGAGAGTGCTGACATTTACATGTTGCAGAGATGTAAAGTCTGTAATTCACATCAGCAGAATTTTCAGTATCTGAAGAATAAGGGAATCACTAAACACCATTTGAAGGTAGCAGCATCTAAATTTTGGTCATGAGCATCTTAATTTCTCTATGAATGGGAAGCATGGTGTGGCTTCTGGTTCTTAACTGTGTTCCAGACTCTTTGAATGTTCTATAAAGTAGAAGGCCTGGAGATTGCTGTGCAGCTGTTCCCTTCTGGAAGAAACCCAAAATCAACATAACACCCTTGAGTGTTTTCCAAGTTCTGAGTTGCCTTtttcctgccctcccctgcctcaGTCTCTGAAATACCATATAGTGACTGTGGATGAGATGCTGAGTAAATGCTTAGAGGTGATCTTGAATCTGTTTTGCCTAGACACTTGTCTTATATGTCCTGTGTACAAGCTGAACAACAGTAAACCCTTTTCCTGACATAAGGACCAACTATCTGCAACAAGATGTCTTTGAATCattgtttttgaagaaaatgttaccagattatttttttaaaacagaataaaaatatttattccattcAAAAGTGTTTCTATAATTCTTTAAGCTATTTTgaccaaatgttttttttcccaaaaatgcCAAGGAGAGGGCAAGAGAGAACATCAGTCAGGTATTTTATCAaagttaaaagaaacagaaaaacagggtCTTTATGCTGCATCAGGTAAGTTAAAAAGCAGTGTTAACTCTAATGATGTAGTCTATAGAATAAAACATTAGAGCAGCCATTGGGGTTCTCCATTTTTGCTTAACCTCTAGCTTTAGAATTAAAATTCTGTGTATTACTTTGACTCTTTACATGGAATAGACATGAAaagattctgtttttaaaaaggaactttTAGCAGTAACATGATAACATGTTGTCAGACAATATGGGCTTTATGTTGTGACTTCTTTATTGAAAATGAACTTAACACATTCTGttaaaagctttagaaaaagCGATGGATAAATGATTTGTATTTCTAAATACCTCTCATTGTCCTACAGGTCTCCAAAACACTTGAGGACTTTGATGTAGAAGAGCAACCAAGTTCTCTATTAGAAAAAAGATATCCCAATATTAAAGTTATACAGTCTGGAGTAAAACAACTGAAAAGTGATGAACATGTAAGTTAATGTTTTCTCtttatgtgtttttttcaaattatttattaaaaaaataaatctaagagACAGGTGAATGTTTTGGGTGTGAAATTCTGTTCAAGAGCATTCTGGTTACTAAAGTGTTAAGTTAACAAAATTACAAGAAAATACTTCCTAACTTTAATTTTACTTATCACACTGTTGTTCAAGTAGGAATATATACAGGGGACAAAATTGTTGGTAAAAAATTACTTGGTAATTAAGAAACCGTATCTTTTAGATATCAATTTTTGACACCTTAGAGATACTGCATTGAATATCTGATTGGAATTGCAGGGAAAACAGTCAGTGAAACTAATACTGTATATTGAAATAAGTGTCTGAAAATTTCTGTAGCCCTTGATTGGAGATCTCTGATTCCTGAATTACTGCTTGTTGCTACAGAGATCAGAATATTTACAACTTTATgatacaaaaaacccccaaacctcctgAAAGAACCAGCAtttccaccttttctttttaGCAGGAAATATGTTGCAAGTATGAACAGTGTACAGCATGTACAGATTTTTGTTAGTGTCTGTGTCAGCTCAACATGTTATTTTTCACTTCAGCATTTATCAGAAAGTCACATTCAGATCCCAaactggttttgttcattttaagtCAGAGATATTCCAGGCTAGATTCTGCTAATACTCTGAATCTAATGATATTTTTGTATCATTACTATAATGGTGGTTTAGTTTAGGTATGTCTCTCTGGACACAAATATTTCATGTATATGGATTTGGAGAAACTTTTTCCAAAAACCTTTAAAAACTCTCTTTGTGCAAAACCACTGTAAACTATTTAGCTTCTAGTTTGGAAAACAAGAAACAAGgtcataaaattataaaatttaagTATTGCTTGTTGCAGAATTTGTAGCTTGTTTAGTGCCTACCCTTCTTATTTAGCAAAGAACAGAATTTATGGTCTTTCTAAACTGTATTCTAGCCTGTGCCTAGTTAAGTTAACACAGGTCTACCGTTGCTgaaatttttaaatgagattcTTAATCGTTAATACATAGTAGTGCATAGGTCTACATCTATTACTAGGTTAGAAGGGACATTGGTCACATAGACAACCTGTTCTTTAGCACAGACAGTGAGCACAGAGTGCCACCAAGTGGTAATCTttctattttatctttctttgagTGCACAGTGTACACTTTCCATTTCCTCAGTCATATGTGATATGCTTATGCTTGTAAGTCTATGGTGAATGAATGGAAATGAATGACACACAATCAATGAGAGTATGAAGACTTGCTCTTTAATAACATGGTTATGGTTTTTAATATCTGCAAAATACTATGACAGTATGGAGAAAATATTGATGTTCTCTTTCATGTCTAcaattgttttttttcctaaatttttaacagaaaattttcacTGAAGATGGAAAAGaatatatgtatgaaaaaatttgcctgtgtgctggggcaaaaccaaaattaatttttgaaggaAACCCGTATGTTTTAGGAATACGGGATACTGACAGTGCACAGGTAAATGTTTTGGACTTATTGGTGTATAATATGTTCCTGCTTCTGATGCAAAATACTAAAAAAGATTGCAGAGTAAAACGGAGAAACATAAGATGATGTTTGTTACTATATATCCTTAAATAGGAACATTTTCAATAGGCAGAGAAATAGTCTTAAAATAccattaaataaatttattagtCACTAAATTTATTAAGTTTATAGATAGATCATAGACAGTATTTCTAACATGATAATCTAGAATAAATGGTATTCTTTTACCCTACAGACAGAAGCCAATCTGAAAATATAAACAGGAAGTAGTCACCAGTACCAGCTTCCATGAGAAGGTGTATCTGGTACATGGTATGAAGGGCTACTTCTTACAGTGAAGTTCTACTGTAGCTTCTCCTCATTGTACAGAAAACAGTTATAGTTATAGTCAAAGATGTAGAAAAGTTTACACATGAGGACTGACTTAGTCTGCATCTTGGAAGTAGAAAGTGAGGTTTCACTGTTCTAGGTCTTTAGAATTAGAGGAGGCAGGATGAAAGTGAACACTACTTCTCCATAACATAAGAACTGTAATTCATCAAATGGAGTTTGACACTGAGAATAAAGGAGgagttatttttttccagctgactgcagtgaaatacaaaattgttgtttgttttggataTTAAAATTTacctgagttttaaaaaaaaaaaaaaagaaaaaagaatatagaAGAGGTAAGGAAAACCACACAAAGACAGCCCTTGATAAATGTATCTTGTCTAAAACGAAAAGAAGGATGCCAGCTGAGTGGCACTAGTGGTGCCTGGAACCTGTGAGGGTGTTCCAGGATAGTATTGGCATGTGCTTTGTCATCTTATGATGGTCTTCGCTATACATCCACTGTTGGCCACTGTGGGAAACAGTAGACTGGGCTATCATTTGTCAAGACTGATGTTGAACTTTGAATGAGGctgaaaatacttgtttctggttttttgtttgtttttttctaatggtGATTGGTTGCATTCACTAATCCCCTCTGATACAACTTCAGTATCCTTTTTTGAAGGGATTGAATGACTGCAGTTTTCCTGGTCTTTTACAGTGTAGGTTCTCTGACACAAATACTCAGGTAAACTGGAAGCATGGACGGACAGATTTTCATGTAATTGCAATAGTTAGTTGGTCTGACAGTCATGATTCTTGATTGGTTTGAAAGAAGTATACTGTGATCTAAAAAATACTATCTGGGCTGTAAGATGTGATTTGGAGacttgtttctttctgaaagtttttttcacaaataaaattgATTCCCAGATTTGctacaaattatattttaaattcctgATTTCTGATCAGGagtttttaaatttgtaaatttCTGTAGCTTTGCCTTTTTAACGGTATGCAAATAACTGTGAAAGTTATGCAAGTTGTGATAAAACTGGATGAATAGCCATCACAATGCTAATGATCTCTAGGATAGAGAAAAATCTCCTGGATTCTATTAAGGCCTCTGTCAAATTGGCTTAAATATAATTACTTAACTGCTTCTGTCTCAATTTGAGACTTGCAAAGCTGTATCAGTAACGTCATCCCTTAATGTGATCAAACTTTACAGGTTTCATTAGCTTCTATAACAGATCTTAGCATAAGAAATGTTTATCATTAGTCTGAGAAAATCAAGATAAGAAAACTAAGCAAGAAAGTATTGACAAGGATATTGATCAGTGTGAAGGAATATACAATCTAAGTTGTAATTgatttgtttccttaatgcaggCTTTTCAGAAGAATTTGGCTCAAGCTGAGAGAATAGTAGTGGTAGGAAATGGTGGGATTGCACTTGAATTAGTGTAAGTAAATGACTACATTTTAAAGatatatatgcaaataaaatctttaaCAATGCAATGGTAAATCTACTGTGCATGACTTTGGGAGAAGGTTGTCTTATAAAATTGTAGCTCTTAAAGCATTTAGagtaaaatcaattaaaataattcttttgcaGTATAGTGGTGCTTACTGTTATAAAATTCAGTAAGCTTCAGAAGAAGCTTAATATATAGCATTTTTCTGATTTGGCACCAACAGATTTCTGTTAAGACCATTAAGGGCAATATTTAAGTTCTAAAATTTGACATCTGGAGACAGAAGATGTAACAGGAATAAAGAGGCACCTTATCTTGCACCCAGCCTAATTTAAGTTGATGGAGCTTTTCAAGTGTCTGGCATGGCCTTTGTCACAGGTGGGATATGGAACCATGTGATCCTGCAGTCTGCTAGATTACAGAACTACCTGTATTACGTAATTATATGGTCTTGTTTTGTGTTGCAGGGAATCACTTTTTCACTTTCACTAAAATTGTCCTCTGCATGTCTCTACCTGTTCGTGTTCCAGATAGTACAAACAAGGTCCAAATCCTGCTCTTAGCAGGGAGCAGTCTGGCAAAACCACACTTTTTTTCATTGTGGGGAGCAGGAAATAACTGTTACTGTTACAATAAATTTGAACTGCCTTCCGTCACCCTGTGATCCAATTCAGTCAGGGCTGTGGTGGTATGACCTGTTAGCTTGGAAGagagttgttggggttttttaaaataggTTACTTATGTAAATATTTAGAAGCATAGTGGATTTGATAGGTTTAAAAGTCTTGGATCCCTTATTTCTAGCTTCTGGAATGAAAATTGGCGTGCTTCTAGTTGTGTTGCTAAGAGTCACATCTTTTTCAGGTAGTTTGTCACTTTATCCCTTGTTTAAATGTCTACAGGTATGAAATTGAAGGCTGTGAAGTAATCTGGGCTATCAAAGACAAAGCCATTGGGAACACTTTTTTTGATGCAGGAGCAGCTGAATTTCTCATTCCAAAGCTAACTACTGAAAAACGAGAAACTCCAATTGAGTGTAAAAGAACCAAGTATACAATGGAAGGTATGGTGTTTTACTCTCCTAACACTGCAGCAGCAATATTGAATATTAAAGACCGTCCTAAGATCATTTAATTTAAGAGGCCATAAATAAGGTTTACTGTTATCATCAATGGtaattccttctttaaaaaagTGATGTAAAAACCCATCCAGAATTTATGTAGACACATGATAGCATGTAATAGTTACCTACAAACTATAAAAAAAGGGGCTTTATGCCAAGTTTACATTTCATCCTGTATTGCATCTGCTGAAGAGCTTCTtctattttctgtaatattttaatgtttttccgAATTATGTCAGCATTATGTAGGAAGGAACTTTCTTGTAATAAGCCATTGGAGAATGAGATGAAACCTCACAGAACATTACTACATATGCAGTGAAACTTCAGCCTTAACAACAACAATTAACTAGAAATGCATGAACAAACATGATACAAACATGTATATGACCAgaataataacaaaaagaaaagtatgGTTGTAGACTTCAGGTTGGAAGAATAAATTGTAAAAGAGTCAGGCTAAAATTCATGAAAGGGCACCCAACATTCTTCATATGTATCATGGTATGTTAGAATTTGCACTTTTGTGCAATGTAGGGGACAGTGCACATTTGATAGCACGTGGACATTGGTTTAAATATTAGCAGTGATATTAAGCAACTAAGTCTGCAGTGGGTCTCCAGAACCCTGGTGCAGATGGGGTCTGTCTGGCTGTTAAGGGTCCATGCAGGCATCTAACAGTGGCATGGTTGTTTTGGAGATGAGTGAAGTAACGAAAGCTGTGAAGTTGAGAGTGGATCCAGAATACTGGCTTGGAGTCTGATTTGTCTGCAAATTaatgggttttgggttttttcttccctttttgcaACCAGGTCCTATTTCTCTTGATTGAGAATCCTTGTTCTGAATTCTGTGGGCAATGAAGTATGCATGCTAAATCTGATattcttcatctctttccttcaGGGAGTGAGGAAAAAGAAGGCCTTATAGCAGCATCTGACATGTTGGGCAGTGCCTTAGGCCCCGACTGGCATGAAGGCTTACATCTTAAAGGAACTAAAGAGGTATGGTCATAATCTTGCTTACTCATTTGTTTATATATTGCTGTAAGTGGGTAAGGAAGAGCATGAAATGTCACATTTGggattattagaaaaataaaatgtgcttgAACTGATTCTCCTGTTCTGTCAGaattaaacaggaaaatatgttaacacaaataaattaattttctgcttcaGGAAAAAGGTGGCTAATCAGATCCACTGGCACAGTTTTAGCAATTTGCCCTTCAGATTGAAACATAAATGTTGATTTGCATGTTTCTGTAGGAGCAGTGTCGATCCTAGCTTTAACCAGAAGCAGTGGTACCTCTGTTGTCCTGATTTTAGCTGCCATACATACATTTTCTTATGTGAAAAACAGGACAGGAGGATTTGTACAGAGGTACAGGAAACATCGGTCTCCTGTCACAGCAGATAATGAAATGCAAAATCAGTAGTGGACATGACCATTGTGAAGAGTTTCATgtttgaaataaagtaaaaatcctCCTATTTCATAGTTTTTTTATCAGGTTTTTATTGATTAATTTCTTAGCTGTTAGGTGTTTGCATCTGttacatgcatttaaaaaaaagatctttcAAAGGTGATCGATCATAGATTCTAAAGAAATGGCTTTACAATACCAACTAAAGGATGTTTAGGATGTTCAGCAGATGAATGAGTGGTATTCTGGCCGTTGAATGCTGTGGAAATAAGTTTGTGCAGTGGAGAATAAAACTGTTCAAGGCCTGAATCCACAAAATTCTTTAGAGAAACAGCTAATTTTCCAACTTCTGTCTAGAGCTCAGAATAGGAGTAAGTGGTTGAAACACGGGTAGATGGAACAGGctgtattttctaatttttttacagcatttaGAACATaaatttattattgttatcaGAATTTAATCCATGGTAGAAAAATGAAGGTTTTAAAATCCTGAAAGATAGAAAAGAtgagtttacttttttttatgtTCTGGTAAGTCTTGAATTCTCTTACTGTAAACTCAAGGGAACTTCATGTTTTCTGGCATGCTAGAAAAATCTAATTTGTGATGAAATTTCAAGGAACATCAGATACCTGCTGAAAAAGCAGGTAAATTGCCATTTGCTATGGTTAGATCTGtgccaaaaaaggaaaaagtgtggGAACTCAGCCAACACGTCATGCTTTAGGAGGgaatatatgtttttttttttccagtttagtaATGTCGATTTAGGTGAAGGTATActtgctattaaaaatattattattgctAATTACATTTATAATTTTGTCAATCTAGTTTTCTCATAAAGTACATATTGAAATACTATGTGAAGTAAAGAAAATACACTTACAGCAAGAATTTATACAACTGAAACGGACTTCTTTGACTTTTCCTAAGAAAGAGAAACATGCAGAACCAGACAAGGGTAAGTGCCAGTGCTGATTAGAAATAACCTGTTGAAGATAAAGCAGTGCTGGAGCatgtttgatctttttttctgttttagagcAACTacagatttcaaaaataaatcctttatttctataaattcaGCTCTAGCAATTTATAATAGTTGACAATATGATTTGTGGGCTACGATTAAATTACAAAATGTTATGGGTTAGACCCTTTGTCCAAAAAATCACCTAAATCCTGTATGCAGAATATTCCCTCTGTGTGACAATCCAATAAAACCATACATTAATAGTGGagttaaaacagaagcaaaaaaccccaaaacatttagTGTCAAAACTGAAGTAATCCTTCAAagaaagtagaagaaaatatCACTTGTTTCATGAATAATTCTATCTATAAATTACACTCAATTTAATATTTAACATACTATTTTAATAGCCAGTTACTTTCAGCGTAACATTGTAGCAAGTTGTATCTCTGacattctttttgcttttgaggCATTTCCTGTGCATTTgtaaatttatatataaagaatATTTGGCAATTACATACTTCAGAGAACATCCCACAGGTCTGAAGCAGTGGCAGGACACAGTATTTTCCCCCTACACATGAGGGCTTTGATTTAGGAAAATTCTAGAGAAAGTTAATAGTAGACTTGTAGCTAAacttcagaatcttttttttctagtCCTGAGTAAAGGTAAGAAATGTTATAGGTaacctctgattatttttttttcttttttaattttttttttcctacctagTCGGTTAGATAtctcaaaaagattttttttttctttttattttgtatcttaTTATAagatataattaataaaataactgtTGGTTACATTCTCAGGGcaaaattttcccctttttcagtgCTATGGCCTGTATATGTGGAATTaactaatggaaaaatatatggATGTGATTTCATTGTCAGTGCAACTGGAGTTGTGCCAAATGTTAAACCATTTCTAGATGGCAATAATGTAAGTATACTGATTTCTTTGGAagttgaagattattttttttaaatatggtgAAAAGCTTTTTCATCTGGTTTATGCTTCTATTCTGACATGAAACACTGATTGCTAAAGGTTTTGTATGCTGTATAGCATTTCAAAATAACACAGGTATGTTGGTATTGGTAATACCCTAcatgataaaaattaatttaatttgtggtCTTGGCTTACTGtgtttttcatcacaaatccaaaacatacaAGCCCATACAAGttaccatgaagaaaattaactctatcccaagcAAAACCAGTACATTAGGGTATTTGCTGTTTTGTGGCTTCTTTTGATTAGGAAGTAAAATGCTATCCTCTGCATAtagcaaaagaaaattatgaaaacttATATCTGATGTTGAGCCATGAAATATTTCAAGGCTTCTGTTATAAAGTTAGGTTAGGAATTAGATATTTGCAATCATATTTTCTGGCctttgtaaaaatacaaaattaagtcCTAAGACTTAGGTGTTCCTGTAACATATGTAGTGTGATTTGAAATCTGGCAAGTTCTGTTACTTCCCTGCATAGGTGtcagtaataatatttttaaaacttacacTGTGTTCTAGAAATAATGCTTAATGCTTTGTATCTTACCATGGAGGTCTTGCCACTCTTCATAGTCtcacattaaataattttattcagtataagcattttagcttttttttttttttaaatacacagggTTTGAAATATGTTAAAAGATATTTGAAGGTCACTTGTAAAGTGCAACACTGATCTGTTCTTAAAGTTGGTGAGAAAAGAATGCAGAGATTGCTAGGAAATTCTGATTTTGTAGGCTAATTTTGTCTTTACTTATTTGAGGGCTTCTAGGTTTGATGATTTAGGAAAAATTCTGCAGGGGGCAGGGTTGCATTGCAATATGAAGAAATAATACTTGATATATAGACAGTTGTGAAAAATCCTTCATTATGGCACTCTTCAGGGgatctattttctttcctttaagatGGAGTCTTGAGAATGTGAGGTTTGAACAACATGTTTCTCTTGTGGTTATCAGTCTTTTCCTAATGGAGTCAGATTAGATGGCAGAATGAATAGCCATAAATTGTTTACTCCTTTTTCTCTGTTGCTACATGGCATCCAGAAGAGGATCTTGCTGGGTTCCCATACTATTTATTCATACAATTTTATATcttcaaatgttttcattaagCAGAATAGTGAATTTATTGACCTTTTTTTAAGAGTCTGCCATTAAAAAGTAACAAATGAGATGGCTGCTTAACATGGATGAAGTTTAATTACTTagtttaaattactatttttcttaTTGCTGATCTGTGCAAATACTTTAGTTTGCTGTAGGTGAAGATGGAGGTCTTAAAGTAGATAAACACATGCATACATCCCTGCCAGATATATATGCAGCTGGCGATATCTGCACGGCATCGTGGGAACCTAGTCCATTGTGGCATCAGGTAAATCAAGTCACACGATTGTGTGCTCAGCAGCTGTCTAATCTACAAAGTAAATCATGGACTATTACACAGATGGGAGAAATTAAAGTTTAATTGAAGCAGAAAACAGTGAACAAGTAGATAATCCTGGGTGTGTTGATGACAGATAATTTTATCTACGTGGCTGAAAGCTAAGCTATTAAGCCTTTCCGAGTATAATGAAAATACATAGTATGCATTGATGAGAGCAGAACAGTGGGTGTTGGTCATTGCACAGTGACATGTATCTGTGTTTTTaagtgtgtttgggttttggttttttagatGAGACTGTGGACTCAAGCTAGGCAGATGGGATGGTATGCAGCAAAATGCATGGCAGCAGATACTTTAGGAGAATCCATTGACATGGATTTCAGCTTTGAACTATTTGCTCACATTACAAAATTTTTCAATTACAAGGTAAATACAGTCTAATAGTCTTAAACCGCTAACACATATTGCTTGCCTCTAATCACTTGCCAACAATGAGCAGATGCTTTAATATTGACAAAACAGTTTTCTCTCTATAATAATTAATCTTCATTTAGATTTTCTCCATTCATACTATGAACGCTGAAACTGAAGAGGGTAAAGATCTTTACAGATGTATTGCAAATTTCAGTTGGTGAATGACAGCTGATCTACTTCTCATTTCTGTATATATTCCATTTCATTAAGTTTCTGTTCATGGATAATTGCAACACAGTTCAGTGTAATAACTAGTTCATTATTGGGTTTTGTGTATATTTCAAGGtgaagatttttaattttgttgtggGTTTCCAAGCCAATGAAGGGGGAAGGTTCCCTAGAGACAAATAATTCCCTGTTTGTATCAGTCTTTTGAAGCATAGAACTGTTTTCAGTAGAAATACTAAAAGCCACTGCATGTTCGTATgagtgattttaatttttccttctgttaggTGGTGGTTTTGGGAAAGTATAATGCTCAAGGCTTGGGTTTAGACCATGAACTGATGCTGAGATGTACCAAGGGACAAGAGTATGTTAAAGTAGTGATGCAGAGTGGCCGAATGATGGGAGCTGTGCTCATCGGTGAAACGGACTTGGAAGAAACCTTTGAAAACCTAATTTTAAATCAAATGGATCTTTCAGCCTATGGTGAAGATCTTCTGAATCCAGATATTGATATAGAAGATTATTTTGATTGAACAAAACCTAATTTCCATTTTATATGAAGTTTTGACAGCAAGTAATATGTCTTATAAAACTGCTTCCTCAGGATTACCAGAAATGAGGGATAAATGCAATTCTTTGTGAAGATTTTGTGCTGATCTTGTCAAAATACTGACCCGCAAGTTAAATCAATCTGCATAGAAATACAGCAACAAAAGCAAGTGGATTAGTGTTGGTAGAGTTATCATCTAGATTAGATAAGCATAAGAGAACAGGACTAGAACAGTCTTAAAACGTGGGCTTCACTGTGCTATTAGGACAGCACTGATTCACTTGAAAGCAAGGTAgccttcagtttttaaaagtaaataaaacatgTTAAATCCTGGGCTTGCCTCGTAGCTCCCTTGTTCCCCAACCCATGCATAATTTGCTTGCCAGGGTTACCAGAGCCTGGTTTCCCTGTGACTCGCTGCTCGGCCTGTTTCTTCTCTCAACCAGGGTGCCTTGATATGCTGGTGCTCCTTACCCTCACCTAGGCAGCACGAGTACTGCCAGGGTGGGAAGACCCCTGCTCCTAAAGCCACTTGTGCAGGTGAATGTTTACAAGGCAGTCATGTAGCGTGTTACTGCCCCACTAGCATCCCTCCACTGCTTAGGCCTGTGAGTACTTACAACAGGTTTCAAGACTCCTGTTCCAGCTAACGGTCCCATCTCTGCTGAGCTGGCTCAGATTAACTGAGGACATCTTTAGAGCACAGCAAGAGCTCTCACTACCTGGAATGCAGTCTGAAATATATGGCAAGATGGATGCCTTCCCTCCACCCACCTCCCCCATaactttatttttgaaattaatgtattttctacTCAGGTAAGTACAGAACACACAAACTTT from Athene noctua chromosome 3, bAthNoc1.hap1.1, whole genome shotgun sequence encodes the following:
- the PYROXD1 gene encoding pyridine nucleotide-disulfide oxidoreductase domain-containing protein 1 isoform X3, encoding MAAAPGVAQSRFVVVGGGIAGVTCSEKLAMEFPSEDIFLVTASPVIKAITNFKQVSKTLEDFDVEEQPSSLLEKRYPNIKVIQSGVKQLKSDEHKIFTEDGKEYMYEKICLCAGAKPKLIFEGNPYVLGIRDTDSAQAFQKNLAQAERIVVVGNGGIALELVYEIEGCEVIWAIKDKAIGNTFFDAGAAEFLIPKLTTEKRETPIECKRTKYTMEGMEKEGLIAASDMLGSALGPDWHEGLHLKGTKEFSHKVHIEILCEVKKIHLQQEFIQLKRTSLTFPKKEKHAEPDKVLWPVYVELTNGKIYGCDFIVSATGVVPNVKPFLDGNNFAVGEDGGLKVDKHMHTSLPDIYAAGDICTASWEPSPLWHQMRLWTQARQMGWYAAKCMAADTLGESIDMDFSFELFAHITKFFNYKVVVLGKYNAQGLGLDHELMLRCTKGQEYVKVVMQSGRMMGAVLIGETDLEETFENLILNQMDLSAYGEDLLNPDIDIEDYFD
- the PYROXD1 gene encoding pyridine nucleotide-disulfide oxidoreductase domain-containing protein 1 isoform X1; translation: MKTSAGESEKFWQARASESDTAKASEKLPQLAMEFPSEDIFLVTASPVIKAITNFKQVSKTLEDFDVEEQPSSLLEKRYPNIKVIQSGVKQLKSDEHKIFTEDGKEYMYEKICLCAGAKPKLIFEGNPYVLGIRDTDSAQAFQKNLAQAERIVVVGNGGIALELVYEIEGCEVIWAIKDKAIGNTFFDAGAAEFLIPKLTTEKRETPIECKRTKYTMEGSEEKEGLIAASDMLGSALGPDWHEGLHLKGTKEFSHKVHIEILCEVKKIHLQQEFIQLKRTSLTFPKKEKHAEPDKVLWPVYVELTNGKIYGCDFIVSATGVVPNVKPFLDGNNFAVGEDGGLKVDKHMHTSLPDIYAAGDICTASWEPSPLWHQMRLWTQARQMGWYAAKCMAADTLGESIDMDFSFELFAHITKFFNYKVVVLGKYNAQGLGLDHELMLRCTKGQEYVKVVMQSGRMMGAVLIGETDLEETFENLILNQMDLSAYGEDLLNPDIDIEDYFD
- the PYROXD1 gene encoding pyridine nucleotide-disulfide oxidoreductase domain-containing protein 1 isoform X4, whose product is MAAAPGVAQSRFVVVGGGIAGVTCSEKLAMEFPSEDIFLVTASPVIKAITNFKQVSKTLEDFDVEEQPSSLLEKRYPNIKVIQSGVKQLKSDEHKIFTEDGKEYMYEKICLCAGAKPKLIFEGNPYVLGIRDTDSAQAFQKNLAQAERIVVVGNGGIALELVYEIEGCEVIWAIKDKAIGNTFFDAGAAEFLIPKLTTEKRETPIECKRTKYTMEEGLIAASDMLGSALGPDWHEGLHLKGTKEFSHKVHIEILCEVKKIHLQQEFIQLKRTSLTFPKKEKHAEPDKVLWPVYVELTNGKIYGCDFIVSATGVVPNVKPFLDGNNFAVGEDGGLKVDKHMHTSLPDIYAAGDICTASWEPSPLWHQMRLWTQARQMGWYAAKCMAADTLGESIDMDFSFELFAHITKFFNYKVVVLGKYNAQGLGLDHELMLRCTKGQEYVKVVMQSGRMMGAVLIGETDLEETFENLILNQMDLSAYGEDLLNPDIDIEDYFD
- the PYROXD1 gene encoding pyridine nucleotide-disulfide oxidoreductase domain-containing protein 1 isoform X2 — translated: MAAAPGVAQSRFVVVGGGIAGVTCSEKLAMEFPSEDIFLVTASPVIKAITNFKQVSKTLEDFDVEEQPSSLLEKRYPNIKVIQSGVKQLKSDEHKIFTEDGKEYMYEKICLCAGAKPKLIFEGNPYVLGIRDTDSAQAFQKNLAQAERIVVVGNGGIALELVYEIEGCEVIWAIKDKAIGNTFFDAGAAEFLIPKLTTEKRETPIECKRTKYTMEGSEEKEGLIAASDMLGSALGPDWHEGLHLKGTKEFSHKVHIEILCEVKKIHLQQEFIQLKRTSLTFPKKEKHAEPDKVLWPVYVELTNGKIYGCDFIVSATGVVPNVKPFLDGNNFAVGEDGGLKVDKHMHTSLPDIYAAGDICTASWEPSPLWHQMRLWTQARQMGWYAAKCMAADTLGESIDMDFSFELFAHITKFFNYKVVVLGKYNAQGLGLDHELMLRCTKGQEYVKVVMQSGRMMGAVLIGETDLEETFENLILNQMDLSAYGEDLLNPDIDIEDYFD